A part of Neodiprion pinetum isolate iyNeoPine1 chromosome 4, iyNeoPine1.2, whole genome shotgun sequence genomic DNA contains:
- the LOC124215900 gene encoding fatty acyl-CoA reductase wat-like, whose amino-acid sequence MSQATYIQDMMADPALEISGPQEVASFYANRNVLLTGGAGFLGRLLAEKILRSCPDVKSLLILLRAKKGRSPKERLKLLFEDSMFDRLRKEQPGYSRKVVPIDGDISQVGLGLSEEHRELLRTTHIVIHAAATVRFDESLRVAVNVNVRGTNELLSLAREMRNLKAFVHVSTAYSNCVQDLVEEKFYPPPIDGDKLFNLLDILDDASLEHLVPMLLSKWPNTYAFTKVIAEDSIRRNCHNLPVCVVRPSIVIATAKEPVPGWINNVYGATGIVLGVAVGLLHTLHCDPELVADMIPADYVVNTIIVAAWDVAKTRCINIENAVNVMVPEVEDVPIYNSVSSCQKPITWGQFMKYTSELGLETPSLATVWIRFLKLNKYNWLHKVYMVFCHLLPAIIVDSLARLTGRKPVLWDAYKKIHKFSTVIKYFTLRQWRFNNNSVLRLWDKLSSADQSIFEFNVEGLNWEDYSYSHVRGIRVYLAKDPLDTIPAAAAKYTRIKIAHYTLLTAICGIFLWLIRSLLRVVGLW is encoded by the exons ATGTCACAAGCTACGTATATTCAGGACATGATGGCAGATCCTGCGCTGGAGATCTCAGGTCCGCAAGAAGTTGCAAGTTTTTACGCCAACCGTAATGTCCTGCTAACAGGGGGTGCCGGTTTTTTGGGAAGGCTTTTggcagaaaaaatattacg ttcctgTCCGGATGTAAAAAGTTTGTTGATACTCTTGCGAGCGAAAAAAGGACGGAGTCCTAAGGAGAGACTCAAGCTGCTCTTCGAAGACTCT ATGTTCGACCGGCTGAGAAAAGAGCAGCCTGGATATTCGCGAAAGGTTGTGCCGATCGATGGCGATATATCACAAGTTGGCTTGGGTTTGTCCGAAGAGCACAGAGAGTTGCTTCGAACTACCCACATCGTGATACATGCTGCAGCGACTGTGCGATTCGACGAAAGTTTGCGAGTCGCCGTCAACGTCAACGTTAGGGGGACCAACGAGCTCTTATCGCTCGCACGGGAAATGAGGAATCTTAAG GCATTTGTTCACGTCTCAACTGCCTACTCAAATTGTGTTCAAGACCTggtcgaagaaaaattttatccaccACCAATAGATGGGGACAAACTATTCAACTTGTTGGACATACTAGATGACGCTTCCCTGGAGCACTTGGTTCCCAT GCTCCTGAGCAAATGGCCGAATACCTACGCTTTCACTAAGGTAATTGCCGAGGACAGTATTCGCCGTAACTGTCATAATCTACCAGTGTGCGTGGTAAGACCATCGATAGTAATCGCCACAGCGAAAGAACCTGTGCCTGGTTGGATAAACAACGTCTATGGTGCTACCGGAATTGTACTCGGTGTTGCCGTCGGGTTGCTGCATACTCTGCACTGCGACCCGGAACTTGTCGCCGACATGATTCCCGCAGACTACGTCGTCAACACGATCATTGTTGCGGCCTGGGATGTCGCCAAAACTCG ATGTATCAACATCGAGAATGCGGTTAACGTCATGGTTCCGGAGGTAGAAGACGTGCCGATTTATAACTCCGTTTCATCCTGCCAGAAACCCATCACCTGGGGACAATTTATGAAGTATACTAGTGAATTGGGATTGGAAACACCATCCTTGGCGACCGTATGGATTCGCTTCTTGAAACTTAATAAGTATAATTGGCTGCACAAAGTTTACATGGTTTTTTGTCACCTTCTTCCTGCTATCATTGTCGACAGCTTGGCTAGGCTCACCGGAAGAAAACCCGT ATTATGGGACGCGTACAAGAAGATTCACAAGTTCAGCACTGTGATCAAATATTTTACGCTACGACAATGGCGGTTCAATAACAACAGTGTCCTACGACTGTGGGATAAACTAAGTTCCGCCGATCAGAGTATATTCGAATTCAACGTGGAGGGCCTCAACTGGGAAGATTACAGTTACAGTCACGTTCGTGGTATCCGTGTATATCTTGCAAAGGATCCTTTGGACACTATACCGGCAGCGGCAGCGAAATACACCAG GATCAAGATAGCTCACTATACCCTGTTGACAGCTATCTGCGGAATTTTTTTGTGGCTGATACGGTCGTTACTACGAGTTGTTGGCTTATGGTAA
- the LOC124215898 gene encoding WASH complex subunit 2 translates to MDSSAGPERAEKPWDHPWTTDEMREKRTAWNLAGDAGLLQHLQQFSDKLMTTANKTQEALNSFSSELDETIIFIDNITNTSLALANTQFIESRVYEDEIEAEPPKEQQLEVPKTKEQLDAELIASIGETVRRGIAIMEEKYEILEVIASDSEDEGETAIPSVILRPKDPYQDRPLPYIIGSEKWKNSTKIGLETSSSDSDRQEEGESESDSGDDTAVVSKQINMHKPRIARLSSSSSESNDFNAMNNTVQNIDDRGSYDNQDIFGSENETSTTANSVPKNSISGAPNFAEELAKRLGSVIPPQKSINAQVIDESVTTQPEDDLFTQEDEDLFGAPSKNLFSEPTSLFSEKSRNSLWGNKLDDPLQSSIIPSSLDVPPPISAVATKPKSAIDDLFGDADSEDSDNLFSSKLSTSKLFKQQNSPTNSLRTEGKPKSKNLLSVSRITEKTGMATSTPETNDMVNSLFGDEPEDEGNIFSGESNRNDWIAAKKSVPDKSTGSTPAEASNTSSKKKPVGGVSILGQIDIFASGKLRRQPSSESCSSQSSSDFETPRSRATNTRNAANSVINNDSSNGSSVMISRNMQSGESSGISLQPPSVDDVTAGSNISPNFQPAMTSTWNKTGDMYRERIASDSLFAAKTLSRDNENSLNNARIEEAPDPAEVQSSDIFLETDEIFGPPPLPEAGSKTERKSKVASLFDDFDSDDDLFSNTSSGSRSQKSADLLTTTTTSRPSDKFNIFKNRGLFDDDEKETADELGSDNFGGKVSANANLFASKVVEEVSVSSRKDEEKSEQVSSSTVVQQKSFSSSVGKQSTNKETPQTAPAANIGSIFDDLDDDDLFAPNFGKKISESQRKMAPSLFDDGAEDLFAAPSKTTSKFDQGDSKASSVKKTEASSETVVKSGANIGGQIKSKVMEQLAAKLDLAKTVEKTDVESKSGSEATVAGGNVERTINTEEEHSTLSKHDGDGISSKNKSKNLATKILNEIKTVQKSKLLEADAKPEIAKKPAVLKKLNQRSDVAASKSAEIRSEIIEETKTVTEGSSVKSFESETRVSSSEEERSSTTSKSDNIYTEQETSSTSFKSEEISSIEEKREPPKTLEIRSGEKPNTVQRRVVSGKIKNLMGRMSDLKILSPTDSPPAWRKNEDRVEEESDKDTADGSCSSTSRHNPTPTLPADEPSKPVALLLPTDQKEIEPAISFDQPVQVETLSVAASKSRVRIQTKRRPQSRHARQNALRKSGIDFDSVDFAIDNNSETNRNLSSNSENNNPSMTENSANFENIVNSNNDRLIISRGMSENVSVRVTESSSSTFLDDRSEISFSKESTLSMNKNTLLSPSTDEEDLFDVPPDLPEDPPKEDNLFGRAPILSPVESFVKVQKTAKHETSKSENRTHSQKGETTVFSDQFESSSNQVVTTESSCIDTKKEDVKKWETPITGKEVRADKNTSIRDEELSGKANLRDKSQEQQDSGIESKAESRGVGKRDEKKEELTDPLRDGNHDPLKDPSNLFPFVTKTPSPEKGKNLLFDDDDDGLFSNCSSKKPEHGKLRVTDKSKTTTSTAKKQSLDIFAEDSETDFFTTALPKSVRKPHQESKIDLFADDDNQDDDLFGGATKKLTNKASATSSRIVTTEENITKTESSSKSQSIFGEIGKENTSGSQKTTGAKVRSETKKGGTTSGIFSDDDSAEIFTAGINTKPVEGIPTGKKIVKDIFGDQSSGDEDMFAAKKSVIKKPTTSSGLFDDDDNEGGEDIFGKSTTSYVSRSESVEKRGAIKRTGTRDLRKTAEQIVEDPLSILQKD, encoded by the exons ATG GACTCGTCTGCTGGACCGGAGAGAGCAGAGAAACCATGGGATCATCCATGGACTACAGATGAAATGCGAGAAAAAAGAACTGCCTGGAATCTTGCCGGAGATGCCGGCCTTCTACAGCATCTGCAACAATTTTCAGAT AAGCTGATGACAACAGCTAACAAGACGCAGGAAGCCTTAAATTCGTTCAGTTCAGAGCTTGacgaaacaattattttcatagaTAATATAACCAACACATCACTAGCTCTAGCCAACACACAGTTTATCGAGAGTAGAGTCTACGAGGATGAAATAGAAGCTGAACCACCGAAAGAACAACAGCTAGAA gTACCAAAAACGAAAGAACAGCTAGATGCAGAACTGATAGCAAGCATAGGTGAGACTGTACGGCGTGGAATCGCGataatggaagaaaaatacgaaatattgGAAGTTATTGCTAGCGATAGTGAAGATGAAGGAGAGACTGCGATTCCAAG CGTCATATTGAGACCAAAGGATCCATACCAGGATCGTCCGCTACCTTACATAATTGGCTCTGAAAAATGGAAGAATTCAACTAAAATCGGCTTGGAGACTAGCAGTAGCGACTCAGATCGCCAGGAGGAAGGTGAATCTGAAAGTGATTCAGGCGATGACACAGCTGTAGTTTCGAAACAAATTAACATGCACAAACCACGAATAGCGAGACTGTCTTCGTCGTCTAGTGAATCCAACGACTTTAATGCGATGAATAATACAGTGCAGAACATTGATGATAGGGGATCCTATGATAACCAAGATATATTTGGTTCAGAAAATGAAACCTCCACGACTGCCAATAGCGTACCCAAa AATTCTATCAGTGGAGCACCAAATTTTGCAGAGGAATTAGCTAAAAGGTTGGGGAGTGTCATTCCAccacaaaaatctataaatgCTCAAGTCATTGACGAATCTGTTACAACTCAGCCTGAAG ATGATCTTTTTACCCAAGAAGATGAAGACTTGTTCGGTGCGCCatccaaaaatttattcagtgaaCCGACGTCGttattttccgaaaaatcCCGCAACTCTTTGTGGGGCAACAAGCTTGATGACCCCTTGCAATCCTCCATCATTCCTTCATCGCTTGATGTTCCACCACCTATCAGTGCTGTTG CAACCAAACCAAAATCAGCAATTGACGATCTATTTGGTGATGCGGATTCAGAGGATTCGGATAATCTATTTTCGAGTAAACTGTCAACAAGCAAGCTCTTTAAACAACAAAATTCACCAACCAACAGCCTTCGCACAGAAGGTAAaccaaaaagtaaaaacttgTTGTCCGTGAGTAGGATCACGGAAAAAACAGGAATGGCAACAAGTACGCCTGAAACGAACGACATGGTTAATTCACTATTTGGTGACGAACCAGAGGATGagggaaatattttcagcggAGAAAGCAATCGCAACG ATTGGATCGCAGCCAAGAAGAGTGTTCCAGACAAGAGTACTGGTTCGACACCCGCAGAAGCATCCAACACCAGTAGTAAAAAG AAACCAGTGGGTGGAGTTTCTATCCTTGGCCAGATCGATATATTTGCTTCAGGAAAGCTGCGTCGGCAACCGTCGAGTGAATCCTGTAGCAGTCAATCATCATCCGATTTTGAAACTCCACGAAGTAGAGCAACAAATACGAGGAATGCCGCTAATTCGGTGATAAATAACGATTCTAGTAATGGCAGTTCGGTGATGATATCTCGCAACATGCAGAGTGGCGAAAGCAGCGGTATTTCCTTGCAGCCACCAAGTGTGGATGACGTTACGGCAGGCTCGAATATAAG CCCTAACTTCCAGCCGGCGATGACGTCGACTTGGAATAAGACCGGAGACATGTATCGAGAAAGGATTGCTAGCGACAGTCTTTTCGCGGCTAAAACGCTCAGCCGTGATAATGAGAATTCATTGAACAATGCCCGAATCGAGGAAGCACCCGACCCAGCGGAAGTTCAGAGCTCCGACATTTTTCTTGAAACCGACGAGATCTTCGGCCCTCCACCGCTGCCGGAAGCCGGGTCAAAGACCGAGAGAAAATCGAAGGTGGCCTCGTTGTTCGATGACTTTGATTCCGACGACGACCTCTTCTCCAACACCAGCTCTGGATCCCGCTCACAAAAAAGCGCCGATCTTCTCACAACAACGACGACGTCGCGACCTTCCGACAAATTCAATATCTTTAAAAATCGAGGCTTGTTCGACGACGATGAGAAGGAAACCGCGGACGAGCTCGGGAGTGACAATTTCGGCGGCAAAGTCTCGGCGAATGCGAATTTATTCGCTTCGAAGGTTGTCGAGGAAGTGTCTGTCAGCTCGAGAAaggatgaagaaaaatcggAACAAGTCAGTAGCAGTACCGTTGTACAGCAGAAGAGCTTCAGCAGCAGCGTTGGGAAACAGAGTACCAACAAAGAGACTCCGCAGACCGCGCCAGCCGCGAACATTGGTAGTATATTCGATGATCTGGATGACGACGATTTGTTCGCTCCTAATTTTGGTAAGAAAATATCGGAGAGTCAGAGGAAAATGGCACCGAGTTTGTTTGACGATGGTGCGGAAGATCTGTTCGCTGCACCGTCGAAAACTACAAGTAAATTTGATCAGGGTGACTCGAAAGCTTCATCCGTGAAGAAAACTGAGGCCTCGTCGGAGACGGTGGTTAAATCGGGGGCGAATATCGGAGGCCAGATTAAATCCAAAGTAATGGAACAATTGGCAGCTAAGCTGGACCTGGCGAAGACCGTAGAGAAAACGGATGTGGAGTCGAAGAGCGGAAGCGAAGCGACAGTCGCTGGAGGTAACGTTGAAAGGACGATAAATACAGAAGAAGAACATTCCACGCTGAGTAAACACGATGGGGATGGTATTTCCTCGAAGAATAAATCCAAGAATCTCGCTACAAAGATATTGAACGAAATTAAAACAGTTCAAAAGTCGAAGCTTCTCGAAGCGGACGCGAAGCCGGAAATCGCGAAGAAACCGgcggtgttgaaaaaattgaatcaaagaTCAGACGTTGCCGCGTCGAAATCGGCGGAAATCAGATCGGAAATCATCGAGGAAACGAAAACTGTGACGGAGGGATCTTcggtgaaaagtttcgaatccGAAACAAGAGTTTCCTCTTCGGAGGAAGAAAGGTCGTCGACAACCTCCAAGtctgataatatttataccgaACAAGAAACGTCCTCGACGTCCTTCAAATCGGAAGAAATTTCCTCCATTGAGGAAAAACGGGAACCTCCGAAGACACTGGAAATACGATCGGGCGAAAAACCGAACACCGTTCAGCGCCGGGTTGTTTcgggaaaaataaagaatttaatgGGGCGAATGAGCGATCTGAAAATCTTGTCCCCGACCGACTCACCCCCAGCTtggagaaagaacgaagaCAGAGTAGAAGAGGAATCGGACAAGGACACCGCGGATGGCAGCTGCTCGAGCACGTCAAGGCACAATCCTACACCTACACTGCCTGCAG ACGAACCGTCCAAACCTGTTGCACTCCTCTTACCCACCGACCAAAAGGAAATCGAGCCAGCCATCAGCTTTGATCAACCCGTCCAAGTCGAAACACTGAGCGTCGCTGCGTCCAAG AGTCGAGTCCGGATCCAGACGAAACGACGACCTCAAAGTAGGCACGCGCGTCAGAATGCTCTTCGTAAAAGTGGCATCGATTTCGACAGCGTGGACTTtgcaattgataacaactccGAAACAAATCGAAACTTGTCTTCTAACAGTGAAAACAATAATCCGTCCATGACGGAAAACTCGGCgaactttgaaaatatcgtTAATTCGAATAACGACAGGTTGATCATTTCTAGGGGCATGAGCGAAAATGTCAGTGTCAGAGTGACCGAATCAAGCTCATCCACGTTTCTCGACGATCGCTCGGAGATCAGCTTCAGCAAAGAGAGCACGTTGAGTATGAACAAGAACACGCTTCTTTCGCCTTCTACGGACGAGGAAGACCTCTTCGATGTACCTCCGGATCTGCCCGAGGATCCGCCGAAAGAGGACAACCTTTTTGGCAGGGCCCCGATTCTTTCCCCCGTCGAGTCCTTCGTTAAAGTTCAAAAGACGGCCAAACACGAAACCTCTAAAAGTGAGAACCGGACGCATAGCCAGAAGGGAGAGACGACCGTGTTCAGCGATCAGTTCGAATCGTCGTCAAATCAAGTCGTTACTACAGAATCGTCTTGTATCGATACAAAAAAGGAAGATGTTAAGAAGTGGGAGACACCGATCACAGGCAAAGAGGTACGTGCAGATAAAAATACATCAATCAGAGATGAAGAGTTGTCTGGTAAAGCGAACTTACGGGATAAATCTCAAGAACAACAAGATTCGGGGATCGAAAGCAAGGCGGAATCTCGCGGGGTTGGTAAACGGgatgaaaagaaagaggaatTAACCGATCCACTTCGTGACGGTAACCACGATCCTCTTAAGGATCCGAGCAATTTATTTCCATTTGTAACGAAAACTCCGTCGCCCGAAAAGGGTAAGAATCTGTTattcgacgacgacgacgatggaTTGTTCTCGAACTGTTCCTCGAAGAAACCGGAACATGGCAAATTGAGAGTAACTGATAAAAGCAAAACAACCACGTCAACCGCAAAAAAACAGAGTCTCGATATATTCGCCGAGGATTCGGAGACGGACTTTTTTACCACGGCACTACCAAAATCTGTCAGAAAACCCCACCAGGAATCGAAGATCGATCTTTTTGCCGACGACGATAACCAGGACGATGATCTTTTTGGCGGTGCTACGAAAAAGTTGACCAACAAGGCGAGCGCAACATCATCGCGGATTGTTACTACGGAAGAAAACATCACCAAGACAGAATCCTCCTCGAAGAGTCAATCAATATTCGGTGAGATCGGCAAGGAAAACACATCAGGAAGCCAAAAAACTACAGGGGCAAAAGTAAggtctgaaacaaaaaaaggagGTACTACCTCCGGTATATTTTCCGATGACGACAGTGCCGAAATATTCACCGCCGGTATTAATACGAAGCCTGTAGAGGGGATTCCCACCGGTAAAAAGATCGTGAAGGATATTTTCGGCGATCAGTCAAGTGGCGACGAGGACATGTTTGCTGCAAAAAAGTCTGTGATTAAAAAACCAACGACGTCTTCGGGGCTGttcgacgacgacgataatGAGGGAGGCGAAGATATATTCGGGAAATCGACGACCTCATACGTCAGTCGATCGGAGTCGGTTGAAAAGCGTGGAGCGATTAAAAGAACAGGTACCAgggatttgagaaaaactgcCGAACAAATTGTCGAGGATCCGTTAAGTATACTGCAAAAAGATTAA
- the RYBP gene encoding YY1-associated factor 2 codes for MNHSGSGKRQAKVLEDSYWDCSVCTFRNTAEAFKCLMCDVRKGTSTRKPRINPQLVAQQVAQQQYVPPLKPGKKEGGSGSSTTSSGKDKERKLDKPRRKNWHPPRLKNIDRSTAQTKEVTVNNVTVVITEYKPKVKKSSDQSGLSSSASSENGSQHDSNQDSRSLDIGTDA; via the exons ATGAACCATTCCGGAAGTGGGAAGCGGCAGGCAAAGGTTTTGGAAGACAGCTATTGGGACTGCAGTGTCTGCACCTTTAGGAATACAGCTGAAGCTTTCAAGTGCCTCATGTGTGACGTCCGCAAAGGAACCTCTACGCGGAAGCCCCGCATCAATCCTCAACTAGTAGCTCAGCAG GTTGCTCAACAACAATACGTACCACCCTTGAAACCAGGTAAAAAAGAGGGTGGAAGCGGTAGTAGCACTACCAGCAGTGGAAAAGACAAGGAACGAAAACTGGATAAACCAAGGCGCAAGAACTGGCATCCGCCTCGCCTCAAGAACATTGACCGGAGTACGGCACAAACTAAAGAAGTCACTGTGAATAATGTTACCGTTGTCATCACTGAATACAAACCAAAAGTAAAGAAGAGCTCCGACCAATCCGGCCTCTCGAGCAGTGCGTCTTCTGAGAATGGAAGTCAGCATGATTCTAATCAGGATTCTAGAAGCCTTGACATAGGAACTGATGCCTAG